Proteins encoded by one window of Superficieibacter sp. HKU1:
- a CDS encoding HI1450 family dsDNA-mimic protein — protein MDMDLNNRLTEDETLEQAYDIFLELAADNLDPADIILFNLQFEERGGAELFDPAEDWQEHVDYDLNPDFFAEVVIGLADTDGGELNDIFARVLLCREKDHKLCHILWRE, from the coding sequence ATGGATATGGATCTCAATAACCGTCTGACCGAAGACGAAACGCTTGAGCAGGCATACGATATTTTTCTTGAGCTGGCGGCGGATAACCTCGATCCAGCTGATATCATCCTGTTCAATTTACAGTTTGAAGAGCGCGGCGGCGCGGAACTGTTCGATCCTGCTGAAGACTGGCAGGAGCATGTGGACTATGATTTGAACCCGGATTTCTTTGCCGAAGTGGTAATCGGTCTTGCTGACACCGATGGCGGCGAGCTTAACGATATTTTTGCACGCGTGCTCTTATGTCGGGAAAAAGATCACAAGCTATGCCATATTCTGTGGCGTGAATAA